A single window of Podarcis raffonei isolate rPodRaf1 chromosome 9, rPodRaf1.pri, whole genome shotgun sequence DNA harbors:
- the SPP1 gene encoding osteopontin, with translation MMKIAVLCMCLFAIALAAPVGKHHDDSKSSEDYHIAKHHHKHHAHGHHHHHSRSQEHSQEHVNSHESQEHQESSQPASLSSEESDEITEQQTLLVPQSESKEDDDDHSDVDDDDHDDSDESDESHENGVTDYPTEAPFSLPVTPEVFTGRGDVPYGIKAKVDLVHYEDSVKAHKRSGKFDSRDVSDDVDSTPDVESRESHSAKSHSLESHDTSLESDDASHLRDSQEVHDKSTENDSRQKLESAEEPHDDSDHDDSHVSMESHDSREYKKALSGVLQEVHHGHDADSVSNQTFESAEDHHSAEDHRSAEDHHHSAEDHHHSTEDHDLSTEDHHHSTEDHHHSAEDHHSIEDNEVTL, from the exons ATGATGAAGATCGCTGTGCTGTGCATGTGCCTCTTCGCCATCGCCTTGGCAGCTCCA GTTGGCAAACACCATGATGATTCAAAGAGTTCTGAAGATTATCAT ATTGCCAAGCATCATCATAAACACCACGCTCACGGGCATCACCACCATCACTCTCGTAGCCAGGAGCACAGCCAGGAGCATGTGAACAGCCACGAGTCTCAAGAGCATCAGGAGTCCTCCCAGCCG gcctctctgtcttccGAAGAAAGCGATGAGATCACTGAGCAACAG ACCCTTCTGGTGCCTCAAAGCGAGAGCAAGGAAGATGACGACGACCACAGTGATGTGGACGATGATGACCATGACGATTCAGATGAGTCAGATGAGTCACACGAAAACGGCGTCACAGATTACCCTACCGAGGCTCCCTTTTCCTTGCCTGTCACTCCTGAGGTCTTTACTGGCAGAGGAGACGTACCTTACGGAATCAAGGCAAAAGTTGACCTGGTACATTATGAGGACTCCGTAAAGGCACACAAAAGATCTGGAAAG TTTGATTCGCGTGATGTTTCGGATGACGTGGACAGCACCCCAGATGTGGAGAGCCGCGAATCCCATTCCGCCAAGTCACATTCTCTCGAAAGCCACGACACAAGCCTTGAAAGTGATGACGCAAGTCACCTGAGAGACAGCCAAGAGGTCCACGATAAAAGCACGGAGAACGACAGCCGCCAGAAACTTGAGAGCGCTGAGGAACCCCATGACGACAGTGACCACGATGACAGCCATGTATCCATGGAAAGCCATGACAGCAGAGAGTATAAGAAGGCCCTCAGTGGGGTACTCCAAGAGGTACATCACGGCCATGATGCTGACAGTGTCAGCAACCAAACTTTCGAAAGCGCTGAGGATCACCACAGTGCTGAGGATCACCGCAGCGCTGAGGACCACCACCACAGCGCTGAGGATCACCACCACAGCACTGAAGATCATGACCTCAGCACTGAAGATCACCACCACAGCACCGAGGATCATCACCACAGCGCTGAGGACCACCACAGCATTGAGGACAATGAGGTCACCCTCTAA